GCTGCCAGTCGGATCACTCCCCACGGGCCCGCCTCCCGCGGAGCCGGGCAGCGTCGCGGCGAGGAGCGCCGCAGCGCGCTCCCGCAGCGCCTCGTCGTCCGTCATCTCGAGCAGCTCTGCGACGGCGGCCTCGTCCCGGAGCAGGCCCATCAGCCGCTGCAGGGCGGTGAGGTGCTCCCTGGCATCGGTCAGCAGCGGCATCACCACCAGGCGCACGTCGACCGTGCTCCCGCTCGCACCCATCTCCCCGAAGGGGACGGGGCGGGCGAGGGTCGCGAGCGCCAGCCCCGGGACCACCACGTGCTCCGGATCCGCGTGCGGGATCGCGGTGGGGATCGGGGTGGGCAGACCGGTGGGGTAGGTCCGCTCCCGCTTCCGCAGCGCCTCGGGGAAGTCGACGGTCACGGCACCGGCGTCGAGCAGGCGTCCGGCGAGGGAGCGCAGCACGTCCTCGTCGTCGGCGACGTCCAGGTGCGCGAGGACCACCGTGAGCCCGAGGGGCGGGCGGGGGTCCTCCGCCGAGGGTCGCGGGTCTGTGCTCATGGTTCCTCCCGGGTCGGTCACCCCTGATTCTGGCACTTCTCGGCGGCGGTCTGCGTACGCTGGGCGCATTAATCCGGCCCGCAGCCCCGCGACCGGCAGGAACCTGCCCCCAGGAGCACCATGCCCGCCCCTCGTGACACCGCCGTCGTCGTGCGCGCGGCGCGGCTGTACTACGAACAGGGGCGCTCGCAGACGGAGGTGGCGCACGCGCTGGAGCTGTCCCGCTCGAACGTCTCGCGGATCCTCGCCCAGGCCCGGGACCGGGGCATCGTGGAGATCACGATCCATGATCCCGACGGTCCTCCGCAACGCGATGAGGCGCTCGAGATCGCCCTGCGCACCAGCTTCTCCCTGCGCGCGGCGCATGTGGTCTCCGCGCCGCGCACCTCGGCGATGGAGTCGGTGGCCCGCGAGGGGGCGGCGGTGCTCACCGAGCGGATCGGGAGCGTGCGCAGCATCGGGGTCTCCTGGGGCGAGACGGTCCAGAGCGTGGTCGCACAGCTGGAGACGCTGCGTCCCCGACCGGTTCCCGAGGTGCTGCCCCTGGTCGGCGGGCACAGCGCGCTGGACCAGTTCGACTCGGGCGAGTCCGTGCTGCGGGTCCTCGCCTCCCGGGTGGGGGCGACACCGCGCACGCTCTACGCCCCGGCGGTGCTGGAATCCGCCACGGCGGTGACGACGCTGCGCGGGGAGTCGAGCATCGGGACGGTGCTGGCCGCGGCCGCCGGGGTGGAGCTGGCGCTGGTGGGCATCGGCTCACTGGGGGTGCACTCCTCGCCGCACGTGCTCGAGCTGATGCGCCTCAGCGACTCCGAGCGCGCCGCCTTC
The window above is part of the Brachybacterium vulturis genome. Proteins encoded here:
- a CDS encoding PTS sugar transporter subunit IIA, encoding MSTDPRPSAEDPRPPLGLTVVLAHLDVADDEDVLRSLAGRLLDAGAVTVDFPEALRKRERTYPTGLPTPIPTAIPHADPEHVVVPGLALATLARPVPFGEMGASGSTVDVRLVVMPLLTDAREHLTALQRLMGLLRDEAAVAELLEMTDDEALRERAAALLAATLPGSAGGGPVGSDPTGSGTDGEAIDGEAIDGEATDRGAIDCGGPDNSTGAEA
- a CDS encoding sugar-binding transcriptional regulator, encoding MPAPRDTAVVVRAARLYYEQGRSQTEVAHALELSRSNVSRILAQARDRGIVEITIHDPDGPPQRDEALEIALRTSFSLRAAHVVSAPRTSAMESVAREGAAVLTERIGSVRSIGVSWGETVQSVVAQLETLRPRPVPEVLPLVGGHSALDQFDSGESVLRVLASRVGATPRTLYAPAVLESATAVTTLRGESSIGTVLAAAAGVELALVGIGSLGVHSSPHVLELMRLSDSERAAFDAQRPVGDVCGRFIDAHGIPLGAPTDQRVLAVTFSELLRIPEVVGVAAGPEKAPGVLGVLRSGAIDTAVLDVDLAREVLARA